A genomic window from Populus alba chromosome 19, ASM523922v2, whole genome shotgun sequence includes:
- the LOC118028924 gene encoding uncharacterized protein isoform X2 → MKALVIPPVSLPSDSKSRRSHWCSVFPAASFLFLIFFALYAFIAPDYKERLSRWGIADTFQNFKFSNCKNQCRPPGSESLPEGIVSKTSNFQMRPLWGFPKNDENSPINLLAVAVGITQRDLVNKMVKKFLSSNFSVMLFHYDGIVDEWRDFEWNDRVIHVSARNQTKWWFAKRFLHPDIVAACNYIFLWDEDLGVENFNPKQYVSIVKSEGLHISQPALDYKSLVHQQITVRASKSGVHRRTYKPGICDGNSTAPPCTGWVEMMAPVFSRAAWRCVWYMIQNDLIHAWGLDYQLGYCSQGDRTKNIGIVDAEYIVHYGHPTLGGVVENEEPSRSQKTDPRLEVRRQSLIELRIFQKRWKEAVEEDQCWIDPYKEAVKESS, encoded by the exons ATGAAGGCACTCGTTATTCCTCCT GTATCCCTGCCTTCGGATTCGAAGAGTAGGAGATCACATTGGTGTAGCGTTTTTCCtgctgcttcttttctttttcttattttctttgcaCTATATGCTTTCATAGCTCCAGATTACAAAGAG AGATTATCAAGATGGGGAATAGCTGATACTTTTCAGAATTTTAAATTCAGCAATTGCAAG AATCAGTGCAGGCCTCCTGGAAGTGAGTCCTTACCTGAAGGGATTGTCTCAAAGACTTCTAACTTTCAAATGAGGCCGCTATGGGGCTTTCCAAAG AATGATGAAAATTCTCCAATAAACCTATTGGCTGTGGCTGTTGGAATAACGCAAAGAGATCTTGTCAATAAGATGGTAAAAAAG TTTCTCTCGAGCAACTTTTCTGTGATGCTTTTCCATTATGATGGTATTGTTGATGAATGGAGAGATTTTGAGTGGAATGATCGTGTTATACACGTTTCTGCCCGTAATCAAACTAAATG GTGGTTTGCAAAGAGGTTCTTGCATCCTGATATAGTTGCTGCATGCAATTACATTTTCCTTTGGGATGAGGACCTTGGAGTCGAAAACTTCAATCCTAAACA GTATGTTTCAATTGTTAAAAGTGAAGGGCTTCATATATCACAGCCAGCCCTTGATTATAAATCTCTGGTACATCAGCAAATTACTGTCCGGGCAAGCAAATCAGGAGTGCACAG AAGGACTTACAAGCCTGGTATTTGTGATGGAAATAGTACCGCTCCTCCATGCACAGG GTGGGTGGAAATGATGGCCCCTGTTTTCTCGAGAGCTGCTTGGCGCTGTGTGTGGTATATGATCCAG AATGACTTGATCCATGCATGGGGTCTAGACTATCAGCTTGGTTACTGTTCTCAG GGTGATCgaacaaaaaatattggtattGTGGATGCGGAGTACATAGTCCATTATGGTCACCCAACACTTGGAGGTGTGGTTGAAAATGAG GAGCCTTCTCGTTCACAGAAAACAGATCCTAGATTGGAA GTGAGGAGGCAGTCCTTGATCGAGCtgagaatttttcaaaagcGATGGAAAGAGGCGGTTGAAGAGGATCAATGCTGGATAGATCCATACAAAGAGGCAGTGAAAGAAAGCAGCTAG
- the LOC118028924 gene encoding uncharacterized protein isoform X4 — protein MKALVIPPVSLPSDSKSRRSHWCSVFPAASFLFLIFFALYAFIAPDYKERLSRWGIADTFQNFKFSNCKNQCRPPGSESLPEGIVSKTSNFQMRPLWGFPKNDENSPINLLAVAVGITQRDLVNKMVKKFLSSNFSVMLFHYDGIVDEWRDFEWNDRVIHVSARNQTKWWFAKRFLHPDIVAACNYIFLWDEDLGVENFNPKQYVSIVKSEGLHISQPALDYKSLVHQQITVRASKSGVHRFSVLQCLFLSDGICSLLSEGLTSLVFVMEIVPLLHAQGKKIQVGGNDGPCFLESCLALCVVYDPE, from the exons ATGAAGGCACTCGTTATTCCTCCT GTATCCCTGCCTTCGGATTCGAAGAGTAGGAGATCACATTGGTGTAGCGTTTTTCCtgctgcttcttttctttttcttattttctttgcaCTATATGCTTTCATAGCTCCAGATTACAAAGAG AGATTATCAAGATGGGGAATAGCTGATACTTTTCAGAATTTTAAATTCAGCAATTGCAAG AATCAGTGCAGGCCTCCTGGAAGTGAGTCCTTACCTGAAGGGATTGTCTCAAAGACTTCTAACTTTCAAATGAGGCCGCTATGGGGCTTTCCAAAG AATGATGAAAATTCTCCAATAAACCTATTGGCTGTGGCTGTTGGAATAACGCAAAGAGATCTTGTCAATAAGATGGTAAAAAAG TTTCTCTCGAGCAACTTTTCTGTGATGCTTTTCCATTATGATGGTATTGTTGATGAATGGAGAGATTTTGAGTGGAATGATCGTGTTATACACGTTTCTGCCCGTAATCAAACTAAATG GTGGTTTGCAAAGAGGTTCTTGCATCCTGATATAGTTGCTGCATGCAATTACATTTTCCTTTGGGATGAGGACCTTGGAGTCGAAAACTTCAATCCTAAACA GTATGTTTCAATTGTTAAAAGTGAAGGGCTTCATATATCACAGCCAGCCCTTGATTATAAATCTCTGGTACATCAGCAAATTACTGTCCGGGCAAGCAAATCAGGAGTGCACAG ATTTTCTGTACTGCAGTGCTTATTCCTCTCTGATGGCATATGTTCATTGTTATCAGAAGGACTTACAAGCCTGGTATTTGTGATGGAAATAGTACCGCTCCTCCATGCACAGGGTAAAAAAATT CAGGTGGGTGGAAATGATGGCCCCTGTTTTCTCGAGAGCTGCTTGGCGCTGTGTGTGGTATATGATCCAG AATGA
- the LOC118028924 gene encoding uncharacterized protein isoform X1 gives MKALVIPPVSLPSDSKSRRSHWCSVFPAASFLFLIFFALYAFIAPDYKERLSRWGIADTFQNFKFSNCKNQCRPPGSESLPEGIVSKTSNFQMRPLWGFPKNDENSPINLLAVAVGITQRDLVNKMVKKFLSSNFSVMLFHYDGIVDEWRDFEWNDRVIHVSARNQTKWWFAKRFLHPDIVAACNYIFLWDEDLGVENFNPKQYVSIVKSEGLHISQPALDYKSLVHQQITVRASKSGVHRFSVLQCLFLSDGICSLLSEGLTSLVFVMEIVPLLHAQGKKIQWVEMMAPVFSRAAWRCVWYMIQNDLIHAWGLDYQLGYCSQGDRTKNIGIVDAEYIVHYGHPTLGGVVENEEPSRSQKTDPRLEVRRQSLIELRIFQKRWKEAVEEDQCWIDPYKEAVKESS, from the exons ATGAAGGCACTCGTTATTCCTCCT GTATCCCTGCCTTCGGATTCGAAGAGTAGGAGATCACATTGGTGTAGCGTTTTTCCtgctgcttcttttctttttcttattttctttgcaCTATATGCTTTCATAGCTCCAGATTACAAAGAG AGATTATCAAGATGGGGAATAGCTGATACTTTTCAGAATTTTAAATTCAGCAATTGCAAG AATCAGTGCAGGCCTCCTGGAAGTGAGTCCTTACCTGAAGGGATTGTCTCAAAGACTTCTAACTTTCAAATGAGGCCGCTATGGGGCTTTCCAAAG AATGATGAAAATTCTCCAATAAACCTATTGGCTGTGGCTGTTGGAATAACGCAAAGAGATCTTGTCAATAAGATGGTAAAAAAG TTTCTCTCGAGCAACTTTTCTGTGATGCTTTTCCATTATGATGGTATTGTTGATGAATGGAGAGATTTTGAGTGGAATGATCGTGTTATACACGTTTCTGCCCGTAATCAAACTAAATG GTGGTTTGCAAAGAGGTTCTTGCATCCTGATATAGTTGCTGCATGCAATTACATTTTCCTTTGGGATGAGGACCTTGGAGTCGAAAACTTCAATCCTAAACA GTATGTTTCAATTGTTAAAAGTGAAGGGCTTCATATATCACAGCCAGCCCTTGATTATAAATCTCTGGTACATCAGCAAATTACTGTCCGGGCAAGCAAATCAGGAGTGCACAG ATTTTCTGTACTGCAGTGCTTATTCCTCTCTGATGGCATATGTTCATTGTTATCAGAAGGACTTACAAGCCTGGTATTTGTGATGGAAATAGTACCGCTCCTCCATGCACAGGGTAAAAAAATTCA GTGGGTGGAAATGATGGCCCCTGTTTTCTCGAGAGCTGCTTGGCGCTGTGTGTGGTATATGATCCAG AATGACTTGATCCATGCATGGGGTCTAGACTATCAGCTTGGTTACTGTTCTCAG GGTGATCgaacaaaaaatattggtattGTGGATGCGGAGTACATAGTCCATTATGGTCACCCAACACTTGGAGGTGTGGTTGAAAATGAG GAGCCTTCTCGTTCACAGAAAACAGATCCTAGATTGGAA GTGAGGAGGCAGTCCTTGATCGAGCtgagaatttttcaaaagcGATGGAAAGAGGCGGTTGAAGAGGATCAATGCTGGATAGATCCATACAAAGAGGCAGTGAAAGAAAGCAGCTAG
- the LOC118028923 gene encoding uncharacterized protein has product MSAYGVSLPLMLLLLLLLLLANVIDYNEASTSTGQVNGSATTSNEMVPLMEPLKVTEIRMMMNETRRRLNGFQICAMCTCCGGAKGVCLPSPCCYAINCNIPNRPFGFCSFTPKTCNCLRCHL; this is encoded by the exons ATGTCTGCTTATGGGGTCTCTTTACCTCTCatgctcctcctcctcctcctcctcctcctagcTAATGTGATCGATTACAATGAGGCAAGTACAAGCACAGGCCAG GTAAATGGGTCTGCAACAACAAGTAATGAGATGGTGCCGTTGATGGAGCCACTGAAGGTTACGGAGATAAGAATGATGATGAATGAGACCAGGAGAAGATTGAATGGTTTTCAGATATGTGCAATGTGCACTTGCTGTGGAGGTGCTAAGGGGGTTTGCTTGCCATCTCCTTGTTGCTATGCCATCAATTGCAACATTCCAAACAGGCCCTTTGGTTTCTGTTCCTTCACTCCCAAGACCTGTAATTGCCTCAGATGCCATCTCTAG
- the LOC118028924 gene encoding uncharacterized protein isoform X3, whose product MKALVIPPVSLPSDSKSRRSHWCSVFPAASFLFLIFFALYAFIAPDYKERLSRWGIADTFQNFKFSNCKNQCRPPGSESLPEGIVSKTSNFQMRPLWGFPKNDENSPINLLAVAVGITQRDLVNKMVKKFLSSNFSVMLFHYDGIVDEWRDFEWNDRVIHVSARNQTKWWFAKRFLHPDIVAACNYIFLWDEDLGVENFNPKQYVSIVKSEGLHISQPALDYKSLVHQQITVRASKSGVHRFSVLQCLFLSDGICSLLSEGLTSLVFVMEIVPLLHAQGKKIQLCYISVGGNDGPCFLESCLALCVVYDPE is encoded by the exons ATGAAGGCACTCGTTATTCCTCCT GTATCCCTGCCTTCGGATTCGAAGAGTAGGAGATCACATTGGTGTAGCGTTTTTCCtgctgcttcttttctttttcttattttctttgcaCTATATGCTTTCATAGCTCCAGATTACAAAGAG AGATTATCAAGATGGGGAATAGCTGATACTTTTCAGAATTTTAAATTCAGCAATTGCAAG AATCAGTGCAGGCCTCCTGGAAGTGAGTCCTTACCTGAAGGGATTGTCTCAAAGACTTCTAACTTTCAAATGAGGCCGCTATGGGGCTTTCCAAAG AATGATGAAAATTCTCCAATAAACCTATTGGCTGTGGCTGTTGGAATAACGCAAAGAGATCTTGTCAATAAGATGGTAAAAAAG TTTCTCTCGAGCAACTTTTCTGTGATGCTTTTCCATTATGATGGTATTGTTGATGAATGGAGAGATTTTGAGTGGAATGATCGTGTTATACACGTTTCTGCCCGTAATCAAACTAAATG GTGGTTTGCAAAGAGGTTCTTGCATCCTGATATAGTTGCTGCATGCAATTACATTTTCCTTTGGGATGAGGACCTTGGAGTCGAAAACTTCAATCCTAAACA GTATGTTTCAATTGTTAAAAGTGAAGGGCTTCATATATCACAGCCAGCCCTTGATTATAAATCTCTGGTACATCAGCAAATTACTGTCCGGGCAAGCAAATCAGGAGTGCACAG ATTTTCTGTACTGCAGTGCTTATTCCTCTCTGATGGCATATGTTCATTGTTATCAGAAGGACTTACAAGCCTGGTATTTGTGATGGAAATAGTACCGCTCCTCCATGCACAGGGTAAAAAAATTCAGTTATGTTACATATCT GTGGGTGGAAATGATGGCCCCTGTTTTCTCGAGAGCTGCTTGGCGCTGTGTGTGGTATATGATCCAG AATGA